One part of the Flavobacterium johnsoniae UW101 genome encodes these proteins:
- the nagB gene encoding glucosamine-6-phosphate deaminase, whose protein sequence is MKSALEIKPDISYKSAGKFEETRFEKIHNEIFKSSAEASVIVAQEIAQLIRSKQEKNKSCVLGLATGSSPIKVYEELVRMHKEEGLSFHNVITFNLDEYYPMSKENNQSYHYFMHQHLFNHIDIKPENVNIPDGTVSIEELNQYCIDYEMNIKQAGGLDFQLLGIGRTGHVGFNEPGSHINSGTRIITLDHITRVDASSDFNGIDNVPKRAITMGVSTIMRSKRIVLMAWGQNKADIIKRTIQGDISSEVPATFLQNHPNATFVLDQSAASELTRFKTPWLVGECIWTQELKSKAIVWLCQKTKQSILKLTDRDYNNNGMSDLLAQEGSAYDMNINMFNILQHTITGWPGGKPNTDDSHRPERANPAKKRVILFSPHPDDDVISMGGTFSKLIKQGHDVHVVYQTSGNIAVTDDEALKFAEVCNDFVGADLPKDINFKSVIEFLNNKSENQIDSLEVRKLKGLIRRRESYAATRYIGLKDENTHFLDLPFYETGQVKKNPLGQEDIEIVKEIIARIKPHQVFAAGDLADPHGTHEVCLNAIFAAMKELKPEKYMDDCWLWLYRGAWHEWDIHEIDMAVPLSPSEVLLKRHAILYHQSQKDRVMFQGNDSREFWVRAEDRNKNTAILYDELGLAEYEAIEAFKRFDY, encoded by the coding sequence ATGAAAAGTGCTTTAGAAATAAAACCTGATATCAGTTATAAGAGCGCCGGTAAATTTGAAGAAACCAGATTTGAGAAAATCCACAATGAAATCTTCAAAAGTTCAGCTGAAGCTTCGGTAATTGTAGCACAGGAAATCGCTCAATTGATTAGATCTAAGCAGGAAAAGAATAAATCTTGTGTGCTTGGACTTGCAACAGGCTCATCTCCAATAAAAGTATATGAAGAATTAGTGAGAATGCACAAAGAAGAAGGACTGAGCTTTCATAATGTAATCACTTTCAACTTGGACGAATATTATCCAATGAGTAAAGAGAACAATCAGAGCTATCATTATTTCATGCATCAGCATCTTTTTAATCATATCGATATTAAACCTGAAAATGTTAATATTCCTGATGGAACAGTTTCAATTGAAGAACTCAATCAATACTGCATCGACTATGAAATGAATATTAAACAAGCAGGCGGACTTGATTTTCAATTGCTTGGAATTGGCCGTACAGGACACGTTGGTTTCAACGAGCCTGGATCGCACATTAATTCAGGAACCAGAATTATTACTCTGGATCATATTACAAGAGTAGACGCTTCATCTGACTTTAATGGAATCGACAACGTTCCAAAGAGAGCCATCACGATGGGAGTTTCTACCATTATGAGATCAAAAAGAATTGTATTAATGGCTTGGGGACAAAATAAAGCAGATATCATCAAAAGAACCATTCAGGGAGATATCAGCTCAGAAGTTCCGGCTACATTTCTGCAGAATCATCCAAACGCGACTTTCGTTCTGGATCAGTCTGCAGCATCAGAATTAACACGCTTTAAAACACCTTGGCTGGTTGGAGAATGCATCTGGACACAGGAATTAAAAAGCAAAGCAATTGTATGGTTATGCCAGAAAACCAAACAATCTATTTTAAAACTGACAGACCGTGATTACAACAATAACGGAATGTCTGATTTACTGGCACAGGAAGGTTCTGCTTATGATATGAACATCAATATGTTTAATATTCTGCAGCATACTATTACAGGCTGGCCGGGAGGAAAACCAAACACAGATGATTCTCACCGTCCGGAAAGAGCCAATCCTGCTAAAAAACGAGTAATCCTGTTTAGTCCGCATCCTGATGATGACGTGATTTCGATGGGAGGAACTTTTTCAAAATTGATAAAACAAGGCCACGATGTACATGTTGTATATCAAACCTCCGGAAATATTGCCGTAACTGACGATGAGGCATTGAAATTTGCAGAAGTATGCAACGATTTTGTTGGTGCTGATCTTCCAAAAGACATCAACTTCAAATCAGTAATTGAATTTTTGAATAACAAATCAGAAAATCAGATTGATTCTCTTGAAGTTCGAAAACTAAAAGGATTAATCAGAAGAAGAGAATCTTACGCAGCAACAAGATACATTGGACTAAAAGATGAAAATACACACTTTTTAGATCTTCCTTTTTATGAAACCGGACAGGTTAAAAAGAATCCGCTGGGGCAGGAGGATATCGAAATTGTAAAAGAAATCATTGCCAGAATAAAACCGCATCAGGTTTTTGCAGCAGGAGATTTGGCAGATCCGCACGGAACACATGAAGTATGTCTGAATGCGATTTTTGCCGCAATGAAAGAGCTGAAACCAGAAAAATACATGGATGACTGCTGGTTATGGTTATACAGAGGTGCATGGCACGAATGGGATATCCACGAAATTGATATGGCAGTGCCGTTAAGCCCTTCAGAAGTATTACTAAAACGCCATGCAATCTTATACCACCAGTCTCAAAAAGACAGAGTAATGTTCCAGGGAAATGATTCAAGAGAATTCTGGGTTAGAGCCGAAGACCGAAATAAAAATACTGCAATTCTGTATGATGAATTAGGATTAGCAGAGTATGAAGCTATTGAAGCTTTTAAACGTTTTGACTATTAA
- a CDS encoding SusC/RagA family TonB-linked outer membrane protein gives MKKIFLIFMIVFTAQVSLAQVKNVKGVITDSDGMPLPGASVAVQGGQKGATTDFDGLYSIEVQKGQTLVFSYVGLETQNIVVGDAATINVKMQVAASNALSEVVVTSLGIKKTRKSLTYAAQELKGDELVRVKDANVINTIAGKIAGVAVTKSAGGTGGSTKVVIRGNSSVSNSQPLYVIDGIPMLNSGSGQPNDTFGSLAGGNRDGGDVISLVNPDDYEGMTVLKGAAASVLYGSQGANGVILLSSKKAKAGKANINLSSVTTFETAAYLPKFQTDYLAAAGADESWGAKGQSKDHVKDFFTTGTTQITSLGYSIGSENSSTAFSYANTSASGIIPGNNLKKNNFGIRQTAKFFDDKLVFAANANYTSQNIANKPVNGFYFNPLTGVYLMPRGNDFNYYKDNYEEFDPSRNLMAQNWMTNRDIMQNPYWAINRNKSEDKNDFFNGALSLTYKATNWLSIASRYSYNRVTSLYDKRIFATTQGTLSHANGRYISENALSTQRYGDLIATINTKIGSDFSFNANIGASVTNTLTNQKTILDSGIGGGLKYANWFTLHNFNNNDGNYQTIDSRREVQSVFAATTFGYKDMLFLDLTGRNDWSSTLVNTGTSNYFYPSVGLTAIISEMATLPEWINYGKVRGTYAQVGNDIYPFISVPTNYYPNGSGSKYNPLVTPKPGTTLKPELKSEFEFGTEWRMFNNRLGFEVSYYNSETKNQYLQVVAPVGNSAGADFYGINAGSIENKGFEVVLNAGIIRGDKFTWDSTINFSQNKNKVKEIPEELGGKVNLTDPGVNGYKYTLTEGRPYGVIEGFKMLKDDQGRILLNSDGKIQKTDFVELGNSNPDFMLGFSNSFKFGSFFANILIDGRFGGEVMSLTQAQNDAFGVSKATGDARNAGGVKINAVMPDGTAVTTMDAQSYYTTVGGRAGITGEYIYDATNVSLREISIGYNFNPKALPFIQTASISFIARNLFFIYKDAPFDPNIALSTGQGLQGVDIYGLPSTRSIGLNLNVTF, from the coding sequence ATGAAAAAAATTTTCTTAATCTTTATGATTGTTTTTACGGCGCAGGTTTCGCTTGCACAGGTAAAAAATGTTAAAGGTGTGATTACAGATTCTGACGGGATGCCATTACCAGGGGCATCTGTTGCTGTGCAGGGAGGTCAAAAAGGTGCTACTACCGATTTTGACGGATTGTACTCAATCGAGGTTCAAAAAGGCCAAACATTAGTTTTCAGTTATGTAGGTCTTGAAACACAAAACATAGTTGTAGGCGATGCTGCTACAATTAATGTGAAAATGCAGGTCGCTGCTTCAAATGCTTTAAGTGAAGTAGTAGTTACTTCTCTAGGTATCAAGAAAACAAGAAAATCTTTGACTTATGCAGCTCAGGAACTTAAAGGAGACGAACTGGTTCGTGTAAAAGATGCTAACGTTATCAATACTATTGCAGGTAAAATTGCCGGTGTTGCTGTAACTAAAAGTGCTGGTGGAACTGGGGGCTCTACAAAAGTTGTAATTCGTGGAAATTCATCTGTATCTAATAGCCAGCCTTTGTATGTAATCGATGGTATTCCTATGTTGAATTCAGGTTCTGGTCAGCCAAACGACACATTTGGTAGTTTAGCAGGAGGTAACCGTGACGGAGGAGATGTAATTTCTTTGGTAAATCCTGACGATTATGAAGGAATGACGGTTCTTAAAGGTGCTGCAGCTTCTGTATTATATGGTAGTCAAGGTGCAAATGGTGTAATTTTATTATCATCTAAAAAAGCAAAAGCAGGAAAAGCAAACATTAATCTTTCGTCTGTAACAACATTTGAAACAGCAGCTTATCTTCCTAAATTTCAAACAGACTATCTTGCAGCAGCAGGTGCAGACGAATCTTGGGGAGCAAAAGGACAATCTAAAGATCATGTAAAGGACTTTTTTACTACAGGAACTACACAAATTACTTCTTTAGGATATTCAATTGGTTCAGAAAATTCTTCTACAGCTTTTTCTTATGCAAATACTTCTGCAAGCGGTATTATTCCAGGAAATAATTTAAAGAAAAACAACTTCGGTATTCGTCAGACTGCTAAGTTCTTTGATGATAAACTTGTATTTGCAGCAAATGCAAATTATACAAGTCAAAATATTGCAAACAAACCAGTTAATGGATTTTACTTTAACCCGCTTACAGGTGTTTATTTAATGCCAAGAGGAAATGACTTTAATTATTATAAAGATAATTATGAAGAATTTGATCCTTCAAGAAATTTAATGGCTCAAAATTGGATGACTAATAGAGATATTATGCAAAATCCATATTGGGCAATTAACAGAAACAAATCTGAAGATAAAAACGATTTCTTTAATGGAGCTCTTTCTTTAACTTATAAAGCAACTAATTGGTTGTCGATTGCTTCTAGATACAGTTATAATAGAGTAACAAGTTTATACGATAAAAGAATATTTGCTACTACGCAAGGTACTTTATCTCATGCTAATGGTAGATATATTAGCGAAAATGCTTTAAGTACACAACGTTATGGTGATTTAATTGCTACAATCAATACAAAAATAGGATCTGATTTTAGTTTTAATGCTAACATTGGTGCGAGTGTAACTAATACATTAACAAATCAAAAAACGATACTAGATTCAGGTATTGGAGGAGGATTGAAATATGCTAACTGGTTTACTTTGCATAATTTCAATAATAATGACGGAAATTATCAAACAATTGATTCAAGAAGAGAAGTACAGTCAGTATTTGCAGCTACTACATTTGGCTACAAAGATATGTTATTCTTAGATCTTACAGGAAGAAATGACTGGTCATCTACTTTAGTAAATACAGGTACATCAAATTATTTTTATCCATCTGTAGGTTTAACTGCAATCATTAGTGAGATGGCAACTTTACCTGAATGGATTAATTATGGTAAAGTACGTGGTACTTATGCACAAGTTGGTAATGATATCTATCCTTTTATCTCTGTTCCAACAAACTATTATCCTAATGGAAGTGGATCAAAATACAATCCTTTAGTTACACCAAAACCAGGAACTACATTAAAACCTGAGCTTAAATCAGAGTTTGAATTTGGTACAGAATGGAGAATGTTTAATAATAGATTAGGTTTTGAAGTTTCTTACTATAATTCAGAAACTAAAAACCAATATTTACAAGTTGTTGCCCCAGTTGGAAATAGTGCAGGTGCCGATTTTTATGGTATTAATGCCGGAAGTATAGAAAATAAAGGTTTCGAGGTTGTATTAAATGCAGGAATTATTAGAGGAGATAAATTCACTTGGGATTCGACTATTAACTTCTCACAAAACAAGAATAAAGTAAAAGAAATTCCTGAAGAATTAGGAGGAAAAGTAAATTTAACAGATCCTGGAGTTAATGGATATAAATATACTTTAACAGAAGGAAGACCTTATGGTGTTATTGAAGGTTTCAAAATGTTGAAAGATGATCAGGGAAGAATTTTATTGAATAGCGATGGAAAAATTCAAAAAACAGATTTTGTTGAATTAGGAAATTCAAATCCTGATTTTATGTTAGGTTTTTCTAACTCTTTCAAATTCGGATCTTTCTTCGCAAATATTTTAATTGATGGACGTTTTGGAGGAGAAGTAATGAGTTTAACTCAAGCACAAAATGATGCATTTGGCGTTTCTAAAGCTACAGGTGATGCAAGAAATGCAGGCGGTGTTAAGATAAATGCAGTAATGCCTGACGGTACAGCAGTAACAACTATGGATGCTCAGTCTTACTACACAACTGTTGGAGGAAGAGCTGGAATTACAGGAGAATACATTTATGATGCAACAAATGTAAGTTTAAGAGAGATTTCTATTGGTTACAATTTTAACCCTAAAGCATTACCATTTATCCAAACAGCGAGTATTTCATTTATAGCTAGAAACTTATTCTTTATTTATAAAGATGCTCCTTTCGATCCAAATATTGCATTAAGTACAGGTCAAGGTTTACAAGGGGTTGATATTTATGGTTTACCTTCTACCAGAAGTATTGGTCTTAATTTAAATGTAACTTTCTAA
- a CDS encoding beta-N-acetylhexosaminidase: MKYLFVLLLAGVTANAQMQKEQLNLMPWPQNVVVNDGNFTLTKNFKVNISGNPDSRIFGGVTRFLRRLDGRTGIFFEQGFITKLNEFPNAELQINCTKNGKIGLYEDESYSLDVKANKITINATSDLGALHGLETLLQLLQNDSKKFYFPVSQISDFPRFTWRGLMLDASRHFQPVDVVKRNLDALAAMKMNVFHWHLVDDQGWRIETKKHPKLIELASDGLYYTQEEIRNIVKYADERGILIVPEIDVPGHGSAILTAYPEIGSKVITLTGGTSEKNIQGTAISTYRIERNAGIFSPTLDPSNPKTYKILSELFDEVCPLFPGAYFHIGGDENEGKDWDANPKIQEFKKKHNLKTNHELQTYFTMQLAPMLKKHGKQLMGWEEILTKDLSKEAIVHSWRGPNEGMVAGQSLVDAVKKGYKTVLSNGFYIDLMYPVASHYLNDPMPKGADLSAEEKARILGGEATMWTELATPETFDSRVWPRTAAIAERLWSAENITDVANMRKRLESVSFRLEELGLTHIKNKAVILRNIANNQNIKSVNEFTNVCEPLKGYTRNKGGTEYQMYSPFTLFADACTPDAKDSLAFDEAVSQYLANKSADNKAKVAAFFNKWIAVNKGLVELSANAPLVQPILPLSKKLSDASQELLLVLDNKSTLKTADLKTLIEQCNTKDHADVELSVYESLKKLI, from the coding sequence ATGAAATATCTATTTGTACTACTATTAGCAGGTGTAACGGCAAATGCTCAAATGCAAAAAGAACAGCTGAACCTTATGCCCTGGCCTCAAAATGTTGTCGTAAACGACGGAAATTTTACATTAACTAAAAACTTTAAAGTAAATATTTCTGGAAATCCTGATTCAAGGATTTTTGGAGGAGTAACTCGTTTTTTACGCCGATTAGATGGTAGAACAGGTATTTTTTTTGAACAAGGTTTTATTACCAAACTTAATGAGTTTCCAAATGCAGAATTACAGATTAACTGTACTAAAAATGGAAAAATAGGTTTATATGAAGATGAAAGCTACAGCTTAGATGTTAAAGCAAACAAAATTACAATTAATGCAACCAGCGATTTAGGAGCTTTACATGGACTGGAAACGTTATTGCAGCTGCTTCAAAACGACAGCAAAAAATTCTATTTCCCTGTTTCTCAAATCTCAGACTTTCCAAGATTTACCTGGAGAGGTTTAATGCTTGATGCTTCGAGACATTTTCAGCCGGTAGATGTAGTGAAAAGAAATCTGGATGCATTGGCAGCAATGAAAATGAATGTTTTCCACTGGCATTTAGTAGACGATCAAGGCTGGAGAATTGAAACTAAAAAACATCCAAAACTAATAGAACTGGCTTCGGATGGATTATATTACACACAAGAGGAAATTAGAAATATCGTAAAATATGCCGATGAGCGCGGTATTTTAATTGTTCCGGAAATAGACGTTCCGGGTCATGGATCTGCAATACTTACTGCTTACCCTGAAATTGGAAGCAAAGTGATTACATTGACCGGAGGAACTTCTGAAAAAAATATTCAAGGTACGGCAATCTCTACCTATAGAATTGAAAGAAATGCAGGTATATTTTCGCCTACATTAGATCCTTCAAATCCTAAAACGTATAAAATATTAAGTGAACTTTTTGATGAGGTATGCCCGTTATTTCCCGGAGCTTATTTTCACATTGGGGGTGACGAAAATGAAGGGAAAGACTGGGATGCCAATCCAAAAATCCAGGAGTTCAAGAAAAAACATAATTTAAAAACCAACCATGAACTGCAGACTTATTTTACTATGCAGTTAGCCCCAATGCTTAAAAAACATGGAAAACAATTAATGGGCTGGGAAGAAATTTTAACCAAAGATCTTTCTAAAGAAGCAATTGTACATTCGTGGAGAGGTCCAAATGAAGGAATGGTTGCAGGGCAGTCATTAGTTGATGCAGTTAAAAAAGGATATAAAACAGTATTATCAAACGGATTTTATATTGATTTAATGTATCCAGTAGCAAGTCATTATTTAAATGATCCTATGCCAAAAGGAGCCGATTTATCTGCAGAAGAAAAAGCAAGAATTTTGGGTGGAGAAGCTACAATGTGGACAGAACTTGCCACGCCGGAAACATTTGATTCAAGAGTTTGGCCAAGAACAGCAGCAATTGCAGAAAGATTATGGTCTGCTGAGAATATTACAGATGTTGCTAATATGCGTAAACGTCTTGAAAGCGTATCATTTAGATTAGAAGAATTAGGATTAACACATATTAAAAACAAAGCCGTAATTCTTAGAAATATTGCGAATAACCAGAATATTAAATCTGTTAATGAATTTACAAATGTTTGTGAACCATTAAAAGGATATACAAGAAATAAAGGAGGAACTGAATATCAAATGTATTCTCCGTTTACACTTTTTGCAGATGCCTGTACTCCGGATGCAAAAGATTCTCTGGCTTTTGATGAAGCCGTGAGCCAATATCTGGCAAATAAATCAGCAGATAACAAAGCAAAAGTGGCAGCATTTTTCAATAAATGGATTGCAGTTAATAAAGGATTAGTTGAATTAAGTGCCAATGCGCCTTTAGTACAGCCAATTCTGCCTTTATCTAAAAAATTAAGCGACGCATCGCAAGAATTGCTGCTTGTATTAGATAATAAATCGACTTTAAAAACAGCCGATTTAAAAACCTTAATAGAACAATGTAATACAAAAGATCATGCTGACGTAGAGTTGTCAGTTTATGAAAGTTTAAAGAAACTAATTTAG
- a CDS encoding RagB/SusD family nutrient uptake outer membrane protein produces the protein MKLNNITKATICTLLLAAVGCTDNFEDINTNPNGITLPDFEQDFNHIKGGFAPMFNNIQVLTPEWVYQLQQGLNSDIWSGYMATPTGFESGVNNTTYALLDNWNGFIWDYGYKNVMFNAYDIANKSKGKYDQFYALSLILKVEGMHRMTDTFGPIIYSKFGSNDATIAYDSQEEVYTQMFAELDTAVAELTKRIDAGEASTFESTDMTGYKGKYESWVRFANTLRLRLAMRIVKVKPALAKTEAEKAVAQKFGVMLVNDDSFKIVSPVYTNPIATISSSWLDIRMSADMESIMKGYQDPRIASYFDTSKQFPNEYKGVRTGIAISGKSDHQDFSGIGAVVRSKEIYLMNAAEAYFLRAEGALRGWNMGGTAQELYEAGIKASFDQRGVSGAAGYIADNTKTAAAYVDPNFPENNSDPVNNVTVAWDAAATNEVKLQKIITQKWIAGFPEGQEAWSDYRRTGYPKLFPVLKNYSGGAITTEFGVRRINFVQSEKAGNSGGVATGVSKLGGPDNGGTRVWWDVNAPNF, from the coding sequence ATGAAACTAAATAATATAACAAAAGCAACTATTTGTACTTTGTTACTCGCCGCTGTGGGATGTACAGATAATTTTGAAGACATTAATACTAATCCAAATGGTATTACACTTCCTGATTTTGAACAAGATTTTAATCATATCAAAGGAGGTTTTGCTCCTATGTTTAACAATATCCAAGTCCTTACTCCAGAATGGGTTTATCAATTGCAGCAAGGCTTGAACTCAGATATTTGGTCAGGTTATATGGCAACTCCAACTGGTTTTGAGAGTGGTGTAAATAATACAACATATGCATTGTTAGATAATTGGAACGGATTTATCTGGGATTATGGATATAAAAATGTAATGTTTAATGCATATGATATCGCTAATAAATCTAAAGGTAAATATGATCAATTTTATGCATTGTCATTGATTTTGAAAGTTGAGGGAATGCATAGAATGACAGATACTTTTGGACCAATCATTTACTCTAAATTTGGATCAAATGATGCGACTATTGCATATGATTCTCAAGAAGAAGTTTATACTCAAATGTTTGCTGAATTGGATACTGCCGTGGCAGAATTAACTAAAAGGATTGATGCTGGTGAAGCTTCTACATTTGAGTCTACAGATATGACAGGCTACAAAGGAAAATACGAATCATGGGTAAGATTTGCAAATACTTTAAGATTAAGATTAGCAATGCGTATCGTGAAAGTTAAACCAGCTTTGGCAAAAACAGAAGCAGAAAAAGCTGTGGCTCAAAAATTTGGTGTGATGCTGGTTAACGATGATTCATTTAAAATTGTATCCCCAGTTTATACAAACCCAATTGCAACAATCAGCAGTTCGTGGTTAGATATACGCATGTCTGCTGATATGGAGTCTATAATGAAGGGATATCAGGATCCTAGAATAGCTTCTTATTTTGATACATCAAAACAATTTCCTAATGAATATAAAGGAGTAAGAACAGGAATAGCAATTAGCGGAAAATCGGATCATCAGGATTTTTCTGGAATAGGTGCTGTGGTAAGATCAAAAGAAATCTATCTTATGAACGCTGCAGAAGCTTATTTCTTAAGAGCTGAGGGGGCTTTAAGAGGTTGGAATATGGGCGGTACTGCTCAGGAATTATACGAAGCGGGGATTAAAGCTTCATTCGATCAGAGAGGAGTTTCTGGTGCAGCAGGTTATATAGCTGATAATACAAAAACAGCAGCTGCGTATGTCGATCCTAATTTTCCGGAAAATAATTCAGATCCAGTAAATAATGTTACAGTGGCATGGGATGCAGCGGCGACAAATGAAGTAAAACTACAAAAAATCATTACTCAAAAATGGATTGCAGGCTTTCCTGAGGGACAAGAAGCATGGTCTGATTACAGAAGAACCGGATATCCTAAATTATTCCCAGTACTTAAAAATTACAGCGGCGGAGCAATTACAACTGAGTTTGGTGTAAGAAGAATCAATTTCGTTCAGTCTGAGAAAGCTGGAAATTCAGGAGGTGTTGCTACTGGAGTTTCTAAATTGGGCGGACCAGATAATGGAGGAACCAGAGTTTGGTGGGATGTAAATGCTCCGAATTTCTAA
- a CDS encoding glycosyl hydrolase family 18 protein — translation MIKNKALLGILFFMSSLFSVYSCTSEKENNPEEVKSKKARVVGYLSADSFDKITSIEFCKLTHLNIAFANPDKNGNLVFDGDIDAVTKYVRSVNSNIVISISLAGGVISTEQAANWSLLIDKPENRPAFMQNISKFVTDHNLDGVDVDLEWDAVTSGYSGFVVELRKELTDRKKLLTAALPNNTRFVNINSEALNAFDFINIMAYDSTGPWSPNKIEQHSSFEFAKEGVEFWKKQNVPSEKLTLGVPFYGYNFTYPEVTSSTFGEIIQAGTQFADQDEIGKIYYNGRPTILKKVEYASQNTGGIMIWELAQDSFGEYSLLEVIHKKYTDLKYKTSGMCGN, via the coding sequence ATGATAAAAAATAAAGCCTTATTAGGCATCCTTTTTTTCATGAGTTCTCTTTTTTCTGTGTACAGTTGTACCAGTGAAAAAGAAAATAATCCGGAAGAAGTAAAAAGTAAAAAAGCAAGAGTAGTGGGGTACTTATCTGCCGACAGCTTTGATAAAATAACATCAATTGAATTTTGTAAGCTGACGCATTTAAATATTGCTTTTGCTAATCCTGATAAAAATGGGAATCTAGTTTTTGACGGAGATATTGATGCCGTAACCAAATATGTAAGATCTGTAAATTCAAATATTGTCATAAGCATTTCACTTGCCGGCGGAGTCATTTCAACCGAACAAGCAGCAAATTGGTCTTTACTAATTGATAAACCCGAAAACCGGCCGGCTTTTATGCAAAATATTTCAAAGTTTGTCACAGATCATAATTTAGATGGTGTAGATGTTGATCTCGAATGGGATGCAGTTACATCTGGTTACAGCGGTTTTGTAGTTGAGTTAAGAAAAGAACTTACGGATCGTAAAAAACTGCTCACAGCGGCACTTCCTAATAATACCCGATTTGTAAATATAAATTCTGAAGCATTAAATGCTTTCGATTTTATAAATATTATGGCCTACGATAGTACTGGACCATGGAGTCCGAATAAAATAGAACAGCACAGTTCGTTTGAATTTGCCAAAGAAGGAGTTGAATTTTGGAAGAAACAAAATGTGCCCAGTGAAAAGCTGACACTTGGAGTTCCTTTTTATGGGTATAACTTTACTTATCCTGAAGTAACCAGTTCTACTTTTGGAGAAATAATACAAGCAGGAACGCAATTTGCGGATCAGGATGAAATTGGTAAAATTTATTATAACGGAAGGCCGACAATTTTGAAAAAAGTAGAATATGCATCGCAAAATACAGGCGGCATTATGATATGGGAACTGGCTCAGGATTCTTTTGGAGAATATTCTCTATTAGAAGTCATCCATAAAAAATATACAGATCTAAAATACAAGACTTCAGGCATGTGCGGTAATTAA